One part of the Chryseobacterium sp. 7 genome encodes these proteins:
- a CDS encoding HlyD family secretion protein — protein MKKKYTPTDRLITKITGWISVLIVAALAVWGGFTLKNYYAYEQTNDAQVQEYVNPVISRAGGFIVAVKFEENQEVKKGDTLLIIDNREYILQEKQTQAAIQKARAQLRVLESTTGTTEKEAAAAMAQVDASKAKVWKQQLDYNRYKKLYDEESATKQRLEDVKATLDVNESDYKSSQDNYAASVSKIKDIQAEKTVVLAEIARLEALLDRHKLDVSYTAVTAAYNGRMGRRTVEVGQMIDAGETLAFIVNNETDKWVVANYKETQIKDMHIGDHVKIVADSYPDREFKGTIISLSPATGSSFSLLPPDNSTGNYVKIVQRIPVRIKVDGIRKDIDILKVGMNVNVYADKKHSNG, from the coding sequence ATGAAAAAAAAATATACACCCACCGATAGATTAATCACCAAGATAACAGGATGGATTTCAGTTCTGATTGTAGCTGCACTTGCCGTTTGGGGTGGTTTTACCCTCAAAAATTACTATGCTTATGAGCAGACTAATGATGCGCAGGTTCAGGAATATGTCAATCCGGTTATTTCGAGAGCCGGAGGGTTTATTGTAGCGGTAAAGTTTGAAGAAAATCAGGAGGTCAAAAAAGGAGATACTCTTTTGATTATTGATAACCGTGAATATATTCTTCAGGAAAAGCAGACTCAGGCAGCCATTCAGAAAGCCCGTGCCCAATTGAGAGTGTTGGAAAGCACTACAGGAACTACAGAAAAAGAAGCCGCCGCAGCAATGGCTCAGGTAGATGCCAGCAAAGCGAAAGTCTGGAAACAGCAGCTTGATTATAACAGGTATAAAAAGCTTTACGATGAAGAATCTGCCACCAAACAACGCCTTGAAGACGTAAAAGCAACACTGGATGTAAATGAAAGCGATTATAAATCTTCACAGGATAATTATGCAGCTTCTGTGTCTAAAATCAAAGATATTCAGGCTGAAAAAACGGTTGTTTTAGCCGAAATTGCAAGACTGGAAGCCTTACTGGACCGCCATAAGCTTGATGTAAGCTATACCGCTGTAACGGCAGCTTATAACGGAAGAATGGGACGCAGAACCGTTGAGGTTGGGCAAATGATTGATGCCGGAGAAACACTGGCATTTATTGTCAATAATGAAACTGATAAATGGGTAGTGGCCAATTATAAAGAGACCCAAATCAAAGATATGCACATTGGTGATCATGTGAAAATTGTTGCAGATTCGTATCCGGACAGAGAATTTAAAGGGACGATAATCTCACTTTCTCCCGCAACAGGATCAAGTTTTTCATTGCTTCCGCCTGATAATTCTACCGGAAATTATGTGAAAATTGTACAGCGTATCCCTGTAAGAATTAAAGTAGACGGAATAAGAAAAGATATTGATATTCTGAAAGTAGGAATGAACGTGAATGTATATGCTGATAAAAAGCATTCCAATGGTTAA
- a CDS encoding beta-carotene 15,15'-monooxygenase, whose translation MVKRQMPYFKKWAPEWLVKIILFSMTLPGIIIFFLPLANVNAAAGYYGCEPADIQFSVALFYAGYVGFYSLERRFFSFLAAKEYFLLFTTLQILACLICYFTREVYILFPVRFVQGMLFAGNVNLSLTLIFTRLSSERGREISFSVFFGILLCALPFNNLITADLIDSYNFNIVYKTAIFSYLPGLIFLTLAMSNYRTHARFHLYKLDWQSFGLFSTILVLIGYITIFGQEYYWLEDQRILGSVIGIVVLTGISIFRQQAIKRPYIDLRVFRYRNFKVGLLILFVMYICRFASGIVNTYFTAELHLDPFHISHINIFNLAGLVTGVIIACCMVLQKKNIRFIWVPGFLMLLIFHGLMYYSFDVQANEFNYYIPLFLQGLGVGLIMVPTIIFIISSVPATIGPSAAATALAIRYLGFCVSIALINFFELFEKSRHYNAFQDHLSALDPAVKIFLHQQTAKLVAGGMPEGKAAKAANKLLVGRMNVQDHVRFAMDYYEMMVWLLAASLLLILIFPYLNRTALYLKSRRLSPA comes from the coding sequence ATGGTTAAAAGACAAATGCCATATTTTAAAAAATGGGCTCCGGAATGGCTGGTGAAGATTATTCTTTTTTCAATGACACTTCCGGGAATCATCATCTTTTTTCTTCCCTTGGCGAATGTAAATGCGGCAGCGGGATATTATGGATGTGAACCGGCTGATATTCAGTTTTCTGTAGCATTGTTTTATGCAGGATATGTAGGGTTTTACAGTCTGGAAAGAAGGTTTTTCAGCTTTCTGGCCGCCAAAGAATACTTTCTTCTTTTCACCACATTGCAGATTCTGGCTTGTTTGATCTGTTATTTCACCCGTGAAGTGTATATCCTGTTTCCGGTTCGTTTTGTACAGGGAATGCTGTTTGCAGGAAATGTGAACCTTTCACTTACCCTTATTTTTACAAGGTTGAGCAGTGAAAGAGGAAGGGAGATCAGTTTTTCTGTGTTCTTCGGAATCTTGCTCTGTGCTTTGCCATTCAATAACCTGATTACCGCAGATCTCATAGATTCCTATAATTTTAATATTGTTTATAAAACCGCCATATTCTCTTACCTTCCGGGACTTATTTTCCTGACTCTTGCGATGAGCAATTACAGAACACATGCAAGGTTTCATCTCTATAAACTTGATTGGCAGAGTTTCGGACTGTTCAGTACCATATTGGTTCTGATAGGGTATATTACCATTTTTGGTCAGGAATATTATTGGCTGGAAGATCAGCGGATTCTGGGAAGTGTAATCGGTATTGTGGTTTTGACAGGAATATCCATATTCCGCCAGCAGGCTATTAAAAGACCCTATATTGACCTGCGGGTTTTCAGATACCGAAACTTTAAAGTGGGTTTACTGATTCTTTTTGTAATGTATATCTGCAGGTTTGCATCAGGGATTGTCAATACTTACTTTACTGCGGAACTGCATTTAGATCCGTTTCATATTTCTCATATCAATATTTTTAATCTGGCAGGGTTGGTTACTGGAGTCATTATTGCGTGCTGTATGGTTTTGCAAAAGAAAAATATACGGTTTATTTGGGTTCCTGGCTTTCTGATGCTTTTGATCTTTCATGGATTAATGTATTATTCTTTTGATGTTCAGGCAAATGAGTTTAATTATTACATTCCATTATTCCTTCAGGGATTGGGAGTGGGATTGATTATGGTTCCTACCATTATTTTTATTATTTCGTCCGTTCCTGCTACAATTGGTCCTTCTGCTGCGGCAACGGCTTTAGCAATCCGGTATCTTGGATTTTGTGTAAGCATCGCTCTGATCAACTTTTTTGAACTGTTTGAAAAAAGCCGTCATTATAATGCTTTTCAGGATCATTTAAGTGCTCTGGATCCTGCTGTCAAAATTTTTCTTCACCAGCAGACGGCTAAACTTGTTGCGGGAGGAATGCCCGAAGGTAAGGCTGCAAAAGCGGCTAATAAGCTATTGGTCGGAAGAATGAATGTTCAGGATCATGTCCGTTTTGCCATGGATTATTACGAAATGATGGTTTGGCTTCTTGCTGCTTCATTGCTGTTGATCTTAATTTTTCCTTATCTGAACCGTACCGCCCTTTATTTGAAATCCCGCAGATTATCACCTGCATAA
- a CDS encoding GlxA family transcriptional regulator — translation MKKEGQSAGVKNIVLLALPQVQLLDIAGPLDVFTAANRFLSSHSHDGGYRVYLVSGTSEKVICSSSGMSLSCSHNIYDIDFPVDTLLVAGTTLCVLDKISPDLYHYLRNVKPEVRRLGSVCVGAFVLAKAGLLDGKQVTTHWKFADTLQKSYPKLEVNVNPFFICDKPVYTSGGVSSGMDLALALLEEDFGKPLATEVARHLVLHLKRSGIQSQFGNVLPEYEVMSPFTKDVRDLLKDKLGEIITVEYMADSLNMSTRNFSRVFVKESGMTPGKFLEKMRLDQAKNMLEYTDMSVDMIADKCGFSSSVSLRRIFLKNISLSPAQYRKAFKTTE, via the coding sequence ATGAAGAAAGAAGGACAATCTGCTGGAGTGAAAAACATAGTGCTTCTGGCATTGCCACAAGTACAGCTGCTTGATATTGCAGGCCCCTTGGATGTTTTTACAGCTGCCAACCGATTTTTGAGCAGTCATAGTCATGATGGTGGTTACCGTGTTTATCTGGTCTCCGGAACTTCGGAGAAGGTCATCTGTTCCAGTTCAGGAATGTCATTGTCTTGCAGCCATAACATTTATGATATTGATTTTCCTGTAGATACTTTGCTGGTGGCAGGGACAACCTTGTGTGTATTAGATAAGATCAGCCCCGATCTTTATCATTACCTCCGGAATGTAAAGCCGGAAGTAAGACGTTTAGGGTCCGTTTGTGTAGGTGCATTTGTTCTGGCCAAAGCAGGTCTGCTGGATGGCAAACAGGTAACAACGCATTGGAAATTTGCAGATACACTGCAGAAATCTTATCCAAAGCTGGAGGTGAATGTCAATCCTTTTTTTATTTGTGACAAACCTGTCTATACTTCAGGAGGCGTTTCTTCGGGGATGGATCTTGCACTGGCTCTTTTGGAAGAGGACTTTGGAAAACCGTTGGCCACAGAAGTTGCCCGCCATCTTGTACTGCATTTAAAAAGATCCGGAATACAGTCACAGTTTGGAAATGTTCTGCCGGAATATGAAGTAATGTCACCTTTTACAAAAGATGTCCGGGATCTGTTGAAAGATAAGCTGGGTGAAATAATAACAGTAGAGTATATGGCTGATTCACTGAATATGAGTACCCGCAATTTTTCCAGAGTATTTGTAAAAGAATCAGGAATGACTCCAGGAAAGTTTCTTGAAAAAATGAGACTTGATCAAGCTAAAAACATGTTGGAATACACCGATATGAGCGTGGATATGATTGCTGATAAATGTGGTTTCAGCAGTTCAGTTTCGCTTCGAAGAATATTTCTTAAAAATATTTCACTTTCTCCGGCACAATACCGGAAAGCATTCAAAACTACAGAATAA
- a CDS encoding DJ-1/PfpI family protein, translating into MKQFQNTKTMNIAFLIYDQVEALDLNGPLDVFVKANVIHPNSCHCFTVGKIKEPIYMEADTMAIIPTYDIHTCPKPDMIVVPGASPEHIMKYIQDKDFQETVLEWIKTHYDTGTAVFTICTGSMLLSGTCILANRDITTHSMLLDALEQHNPEANVIRNVRYVDQEQLITTAGITAGIDAALYLVGKHLGKETMDTIINIFEYQNRESESLA; encoded by the coding sequence ATGAAACAATTTCAAAACACTAAAACAATGAATATCGCATTTTTAATCTATGATCAGGTAGAAGCCCTTGATTTAAATGGTCCTTTGGATGTTTTTGTAAAAGCAAATGTCATCCATCCAAACTCCTGTCATTGCTTTACAGTCGGAAAGATAAAAGAGCCTATCTACATGGAAGCCGATACAATGGCCATCATTCCTACTTATGATATCCATACGTGCCCTAAACCGGATATGATTGTTGTTCCAGGAGCCAGTCCGGAGCACATTATGAAGTATATTCAGGATAAAGACTTTCAGGAAACAGTCCTGGAATGGATTAAAACTCATTATGATACCGGAACTGCTGTATTTACAATATGTACAGGAAGTATGCTTTTATCCGGAACCTGTATATTGGCCAATAGAGATATTACAACACATAGTATGTTGTTAGATGCTTTGGAACAGCATAATCCTGAGGCTAACGTAATCAGAAATGTCCGTTATGTGGATCAGGAACAGCTGATAACGACAGCAGGAATTACTGCCGGAATTGATGCTGCATTATATCTGGTGGGAAAACATCTTGGCAAGGAAACAATGGATACCATTATCAATATTTTTGAATATCAGAACAGAGAATCTGAAAGCTTAGCTTAA
- a CDS encoding GNAT family N-acetyltransferase, which translates to MNINYRKIFPEESKIYRTIRLESLEKFPESFGTHYQEALKIDKFRMENDIEQQTAERFVLGAFDNKKLIGICAFVKEKNTIGAIYQMYVKKEYQGQNIGLKLIEAVIDEAHQQFPGIEIHLEVTPGNEKAYKLYKKAGFEEIKNPSHEELNKFIMMKYMTE; encoded by the coding sequence ATGAATATTAATTATAGGAAAATTTTTCCTGAAGAAAGTAAAATATATAGAACTATCCGGCTGGAAAGTCTGGAAAAATTTCCTGAATCATTTGGAACCCATTATCAGGAAGCTTTAAAAATTGACAAATTCCGAATGGAAAATGATATTGAGCAGCAAACCGCCGAAAGATTTGTATTAGGAGCCTTTGATAATAAAAAGCTTATTGGAATTTGTGCCTTTGTGAAAGAGAAAAATACTATAGGAGCTATTTATCAGATGTATGTAAAAAAAGAATATCAGGGGCAAAATATTGGCTTGAAGCTCATTGAAGCTGTTATTGACGAAGCCCATCAACAATTTCCTGGCATTGAAATTCATCTGGAAGTTACTCCTGGAAATGAAAAGGCTTACAAATTGTACAAAAAGGCAGGATTTGAAGAAATAAAAAATCCTTCTCACGAAGAGCTGAATAAATTCATCATGATGAAATACATGACTGAATAA
- a CDS encoding tetratricopeptide repeat protein yields MREKNWIDFKDKKKRIRKIIVCTICMGLFFGMLSCSQNSHDKEKEKENFDVSLLTQSSDLQLSGEYEAFVRLNIAFLKKAAKMKYREGKGLCYLNMAGVNVSAGNYEKARCFFNKAEKDLEHSDNAYHKATFYDDYSLYYSHLKLNDKALECNNKAFQFLKQAKKSKLAQRLLPRLYVNRGIYYAWKGWMGTSLKCFKKGNTLENSAYTNCMVAQYYLFNHKPDSAGIYIAKADEKMVNQKTTDVESLWVYYTMGYYYNEVDNRDEAEKALKKALEINIKTRHTYSSHIKDVYKALAELYKKKNDGGKAYFYLKKYMEEEGKSDAERFATMNKATEDFILEVKQESDWHKNDLPLFIALSITVLTVSGIYVRKMINRLKQKKNTLKEQTDALKNRVQTKQLEEITDLAKRNDSSFLLKFKELYPEFIKALLEINPDLENSELTFCAMLKLRFSSKEIADYTFVQHRSVQQKKYRIRKRLNIPGETDIYDFFENLTE; encoded by the coding sequence ATGAGAGAAAAAAATTGGATCGATTTTAAGGATAAAAAGAAACGCATCAGGAAAATAATAGTCTGTACAATCTGTATGGGATTATTTTTCGGTATGCTTTCCTGCAGCCAGAATTCTCATGATAAAGAAAAAGAAAAAGAGAATTTCGATGTTTCTTTGTTAACCCAAAGTTCTGATCTTCAGTTATCCGGTGAATATGAAGCTTTCGTCCGCCTCAATATTGCATTCCTGAAAAAGGCTGCTAAAATGAAGTATAGAGAAGGAAAAGGGCTGTGTTACCTGAATATGGCCGGAGTGAATGTTTCGGCAGGAAACTACGAAAAAGCCCGTTGTTTTTTCAATAAAGCAGAAAAAGATCTGGAACATTCGGACAATGCCTATCATAAAGCTACCTTCTATGATGATTACAGCCTGTATTATTCGCATCTTAAACTCAATGACAAGGCTTTAGAATGCAATAATAAAGCATTTCAGTTTTTAAAACAGGCAAAAAAATCAAAACTTGCTCAGAGGCTTCTTCCAAGACTTTATGTAAACCGAGGAATTTATTATGCCTGGAAAGGATGGATGGGAACTTCTTTAAAATGTTTTAAGAAGGGAAATACGCTGGAAAACTCAGCCTATACGAACTGTATGGTGGCACAATACTATTTATTTAACCATAAGCCCGATTCTGCCGGAATATACATCGCGAAAGCAGATGAAAAAATGGTAAACCAAAAAACAACAGATGTAGAATCTCTCTGGGTGTACTATACCATGGGATATTATTATAACGAGGTTGATAATCGTGATGAAGCAGAAAAAGCCCTTAAAAAAGCGCTTGAAATTAATATTAAAACAAGACATACCTATTCTTCACATATAAAAGACGTCTACAAAGCATTGGCAGAGCTGTATAAGAAGAAAAATGACGGTGGGAAGGCTTACTTTTATCTGAAGAAATATATGGAAGAAGAAGGAAAGTCTGATGCTGAACGATTTGCCACCATGAATAAAGCTACCGAAGATTTTATTTTGGAAGTCAAGCAGGAATCTGACTGGCATAAGAATGATCTTCCATTATTTATTGCCCTATCCATAACGGTTCTTACTGTTTCAGGTATATATGTCCGAAAGATGATCAATAGATTGAAACAGAAGAAAAATACGCTGAAAGAGCAGACTGATGCATTGAAAAACCGTGTTCAGACGAAGCAGCTGGAAGAAATTACAGACCTTGCCAAACGAAATGATTCTTCTTTTCTATTAAAATTTAAAGAGCTGTATCCCGAATTTATAAAAGCACTTCTGGAGATCAATCCCGATCTTGAAAATTCTGAACTTACATTCTGCGCTATGCTGAAACTGCGTTTTTCATCCAAAGAAATTGCAGACTATACTTTTGTACAGCACAGATCTGTTCAGCAGAAGAAATACAGGATCAGAAAAAGACTGAATATTCCCGGAGAAACAGATATTTATGACTTTTTTGAAAATTTAACCGAATAA